From the genome of Bradyrhizobium sp. SZCCHNS1050, one region includes:
- a CDS encoding 2-hydroxychromene-2-carboxylate isomerase, with protein sequence MIEFFFDCSSPWTYLAFHNIQPLAQEFGVDIVWRPILVGGIFNTVNPSVYAQREKPVPAKAAYTLKDLDDWSRSAGLKIKMPPSVFPVNSVKAMRGCIWLGQDMVPFARAVFEIYWGEDQDISQDAVLTEVCRRVGVDPKAFFDGIAQQGIKDQLRINTEEVVKRGGFGSPTIFLDVTNMYFGNDRLPLIREALARAKGRA encoded by the coding sequence ATGATCGAATTCTTCTTCGACTGCTCCAGCCCCTGGACCTATCTTGCCTTCCACAACATCCAACCGCTCGCGCAAGAATTCGGCGTCGACATCGTCTGGCGGCCGATCCTGGTCGGCGGCATCTTCAACACCGTCAATCCCAGCGTCTATGCGCAGCGCGAGAAGCCGGTGCCGGCCAAGGCGGCCTACACGCTGAAGGACCTCGACGACTGGTCCCGCTCGGCCGGGCTCAAGATCAAGATGCCGCCATCGGTGTTTCCGGTGAACAGCGTCAAGGCGATGCGCGGCTGCATCTGGCTGGGCCAGGACATGGTGCCGTTCGCACGGGCCGTGTTCGAGATCTATTGGGGCGAGGACCAGGACATCTCGCAGGATGCGGTGCTGACCGAGGTGTGCCGGCGCGTCGGCGTCGATCCGAAGGCGTTCTTCGATGGGATCGCGCAGCAGGGCATCAAGGACCAGCTGCGCATCAACACCGAGGAGGTCGTCAAGCGCGGCGGCTTCGGCTCGCCGACCATCTTCCTCGACGTGACCAACATGTATTTCGGCAATGATCGGCTGCCGCTGATCCGCGAGGCGCTGGCGCGGGCGAAGGGGCGCGCCTGA
- a CDS encoding glutathione binding-like protein: MIDLHYAPTPNGWKISIMLEELGLPYTVIPVDIRAGDQFKPEFLAISPNNRIPAIVDHAPADGGAPFPVFETGAILIYLADKTGRFLPQETRARSRVIQWVMWQMAGLGPMMGQHGHFALYAAEKIPYAIQRYRDEVARLFHVLDVQLGKTGAYVAGDDYSIADIACFPWMMTHKAQGFTLDDYPDIQRWYADLRARPKLQAGLAIGKFVKEPFNEQSRHVMFGARAKEMTGRS, from the coding sequence ATGATCGATCTCCATTATGCGCCGACGCCGAACGGCTGGAAGATCTCGATCATGCTCGAGGAACTCGGGCTGCCCTATACCGTCATTCCCGTCGACATCCGCGCCGGCGACCAGTTCAAGCCGGAGTTCCTGGCGATCAGCCCGAACAACCGGATTCCCGCGATCGTCGATCACGCGCCGGCCGATGGCGGCGCGCCGTTCCCGGTGTTCGAGACCGGTGCCATCCTGATCTATCTCGCCGACAAGACCGGCCGTTTCCTGCCGCAGGAGACGCGGGCGCGCTCGCGTGTCATCCAATGGGTGATGTGGCAGATGGCCGGACTGGGACCGATGATGGGGCAGCACGGCCATTTCGCGCTCTATGCGGCTGAGAAGATCCCTTACGCGATCCAGCGCTACCGCGACGAGGTGGCCAGGCTGTTCCACGTGCTCGACGTGCAGCTCGGCAAGACCGGCGCCTATGTCGCCGGCGACGACTATTCGATCGCGGACATCGCCTGCTTTCCCTGGATGATGACGCACAAGGCCCAGGGATTCACGCTCGACGACTATCCCGACATCCAGCGCTGGTACGCGGACCTGCGCGCGCGGCCCAAGCTGCAGGCGGGGCTGGCGATCGGCAAGTTCGTCAAGGAGCCGTTCAACGAGCAGTCGCGTCATGTGATGTTCGGCGCGCGCGCGAAGGAGATGACGGGGCGGTCGTGA
- a CDS encoding methionine synthase, producing the protein MLFPSTIAGSLPKPEWLAEPNVLWAPWKSKGEELARAKRDATILALKLQEDSGIDILTEGEQSRQHFVHGFLERVEGIDFAHKVEMGIRKDRYKAMVPQVVAPLSLKGRVHGDEARIARTHTTRALKFTLPGPMTIIDTIADNYYGDRVKMAFAFAELLNQEAKALHDDGIDMIQFDEPAFNVYMDEVRDWGIRALERAAEGLTCPTAVHICYGYGIKANTDWKETLGGEWRQYEETFPVIDASTIQQVAVECRNSKVPIELLGLLKNKIVQAGVIDVASDAIETAEDVCKTLEDVMKVVPKENIIATTNCGMAPMRREIAEAKLMALGTGAKLARQRFA; encoded by the coding sequence ATGCTGTTTCCATCGACCATCGCAGGCTCGCTGCCGAAGCCGGAATGGCTGGCCGAGCCCAACGTGCTGTGGGCTCCGTGGAAGTCGAAGGGCGAGGAGCTGGCGCGTGCCAAGCGCGATGCGACGATCCTGGCGCTGAAGCTGCAGGAGGATTCCGGCATCGACATTCTCACCGAGGGCGAGCAGTCGCGCCAGCATTTCGTGCACGGTTTCCTGGAACGTGTCGAGGGCATCGACTTCGCCCACAAGGTCGAGATGGGCATCCGCAAGGACCGCTACAAGGCGATGGTACCGCAGGTGGTGGCGCCGCTGTCGCTGAAGGGCCGCGTCCATGGCGACGAGGCGCGGATCGCGCGCACGCACACCACGCGCGCGCTGAAGTTCACGCTGCCCGGACCGATGACCATCATCGACACCATCGCCGACAATTACTACGGCGACCGTGTGAAGATGGCGTTCGCCTTCGCCGAGCTGCTGAACCAGGAGGCCAAGGCGCTGCACGACGACGGCATCGACATGATCCAGTTCGACGAGCCCGCTTTCAACGTCTACATGGACGAGGTGCGCGACTGGGGCATCAGGGCGCTGGAGCGCGCCGCAGAAGGGCTGACCTGCCCGACTGCCGTGCACATCTGCTACGGCTACGGCATCAAGGCCAACACCGACTGGAAGGAGACGCTGGGCGGCGAGTGGCGGCAGTATGAGGAGACCTTCCCGGTCATCGACGCCAGCACCATCCAGCAGGTCGCCGTCGAATGCCGCAATTCGAAGGTGCCGATCGAGCTGCTCGGCCTGCTCAAGAACAAGATCGTGCAGGCCGGCGTCATCGACGTCGCCAGCGACGCGATCGAGACCGCCGAGGACGTCTGCAAGACCCTCGAGGACGTCATGAAGGTGGTGCCGAAGGAGAACATCATCGCCACCACCAATTGCGGCATGGCGCCGATGCGGCGCGAGATCGCCGAGGCCAAGCTGATGGCGCTCGGCACCGGCGCAAAGCTGGCACGGCAAAGGTTTGCCTGA
- a CDS encoding pectate lyase-like adhesive domain-containing protein, producing MFAAPKSRRWLTLSVLLAGTMLSTQALAIDVANQTDWNTAVAAVAAAGANSTVTINITSGFTLSSSLAQLQAANSNVTVNITGNGQTINGASSFQGIVVNGANAPTVNISSLAITNTAAIGGNGQNGQNGY from the coding sequence ATGTTTGCTGCGCCGAAGTCGCGGCGCTGGCTGACCCTCTCGGTTCTTCTTGCGGGCACCATGTTGAGCACCCAGGCCCTGGCGATCGACGTCGCCAACCAGACCGACTGGAATACGGCGGTGGCAGCGGTCGCGGCCGCCGGCGCCAACTCGACCGTCACCATCAACATCACCAGCGGCTTCACGCTGTCGAGCTCGCTTGCGCAACTGCAGGCCGCCAACAGCAACGTCACGGTGAACATCACCGGCAACGGCCAGACGATCAACGGCGCCTCCTCGTTTCAGGGCATCGTCGTCAACGGTGCCAACGCGCCGACCGTGAACATCTCCAGCCTGGCGATCACCAACACGGCCGCGATCGGCGGCAACGGCCAGAACGGCCAGAACGGCTATTAG
- a CDS encoding autotransporter domain-containing protein — MTFTSNSATGGAGGNGGSAQNAAADPVNGGNGGAGGAANNGGASGGGGAGGTGGHTGTQGTAGTAGAALGDGGGGGGGSGTTNSNTYTNNNPGGSGNANGGNGGTGGDGATNASGAGGPGPGSDGGAGGNGGAGNGGAIYVATGGTLTILDSPISGNTVTGGAAGTPGIGIGPSAINGFSAAAGAAQGAGIFLSGVTANIGVSGGTVTYGDSIGGTGLTTGGVNTAINKTGIGTLVLSATNTFTGNVNISAGTLSVGATANLGNVANDVIISNGGTLAVTGTTTFANGRDFKIAGLSTIDVAGATTTTLQGIVGDGASAGTLVKAGGGILLLSGTNTYTGATNVDAGTLRAASAGAFGASTVFSVLSGATLDLNGFNKTFGTLSGDGTVTGANATISGSFAPGNGTPASSMAIVGNLAFQSGAQYLVQVNPSTASFATVTGTATLGGAAVTATFANGSYISKQYTILTATGGVSGTFGGVTNTNLPAGFSATLSYDANNAFLNLTMSSSGNINQQNVSNALSNYFNTNGSIPVVFTGLTPAGLTQISGETATGSQQTTFNAMTQFMGVMTDPFVGGRGDQGSAPSGAIGYAEETLAFASKRNPNDALAAIYTKAPAAPVARPGWSVWAAGFGGSQTTDGNTALGSNNTTSNIYGTAVGADYRFSPSTIAGFSMAGGGTTFSVANGGSGRSDLFQAGAFVRHTVGPAYISAALAYGWQNITTNRTVTVAGVDQLRANFDANTFAGRVEGGYRFVSPWMGFGITPYAAAQFTTFSLPGYAENAVSGANTFALRFGSQNVTDTRSELGLRTDKAYALADGVFTLRSRFAWAYDFNPSRSAGATFQTLPGASFVVNGARQAQNSALTTVSAEMKWRNGWSAAASFEGEFSDVTRSYAGKGIVRYTW; from the coding sequence GTGACCTTCACCAGCAACAGCGCCACCGGTGGCGCCGGCGGCAATGGCGGCAGCGCACAGAATGCGGCGGCCGACCCGGTGAATGGCGGCAACGGCGGCGCGGGCGGTGCCGCGAACAACGGCGGCGCCAGCGGCGGCGGCGGCGCGGGCGGCACGGGCGGACATACCGGCACGCAAGGCACGGCCGGCACCGCGGGCGCCGCGCTCGGTGACGGCGGCGGTGGCGGCGGCGGCTCCGGCACCACCAACAGCAACACCTACACCAACAACAATCCCGGCGGCAGCGGCAACGCCAATGGCGGCAACGGCGGCACCGGCGGCGACGGCGCCACCAACGCCAGCGGCGCGGGCGGTCCCGGACCCGGCTCCGACGGCGGCGCCGGCGGCAATGGCGGCGCCGGCAATGGCGGCGCCATCTACGTCGCCACCGGCGGTACGCTGACGATTCTCGACTCGCCGATTTCCGGCAACACCGTCACCGGTGGCGCCGCCGGCACCCCCGGCATCGGCATCGGGCCAAGCGCCATCAATGGATTTTCGGCAGCGGCCGGCGCAGCGCAGGGCGCCGGCATCTTCCTGAGCGGCGTGACGGCCAATATCGGCGTGTCCGGCGGCACCGTGACCTACGGCGACTCCATCGGCGGCACCGGCCTGACGACCGGCGGCGTCAACACGGCGATCAACAAGACCGGCATCGGCACGTTGGTGCTGTCGGCGACCAATACGTTCACCGGCAACGTCAACATCAGCGCCGGCACGCTCTCGGTCGGCGCCACCGCCAATCTCGGCAACGTCGCCAACGACGTGATCATTTCCAATGGCGGCACATTGGCGGTCACCGGCACGACGACGTTCGCCAACGGCCGCGACTTCAAGATTGCCGGGCTGTCGACGATCGACGTAGCCGGCGCGACCACGACCACGTTGCAAGGCATCGTCGGCGACGGCGCGTCCGCCGGCACCCTGGTGAAGGCGGGCGGCGGCATCCTGCTGCTCTCGGGCACCAACACCTACACCGGCGCGACCAATGTCGACGCCGGTACGCTGCGCGCGGCCTCGGCCGGCGCGTTCGGCGCCAGCACGGTGTTCAGCGTGCTGTCCGGCGCCACGCTGGATCTCAACGGCTTCAACAAGACGTTCGGCACGCTGAGCGGAGATGGCACCGTCACCGGCGCCAACGCGACGATCTCAGGTTCGTTCGCGCCGGGCAACGGCACCCCGGCGTCCTCCATGGCTATCGTCGGCAACCTCGCGTTCCAGTCGGGCGCGCAATACCTGGTGCAGGTGAATCCGAGCACGGCGTCGTTCGCCACCGTCACCGGCACTGCGACGCTCGGGGGCGCCGCCGTCACCGCAACCTTCGCAAACGGCAGCTACATCTCCAAGCAATACACCATTCTCACCGCCACCGGCGGTGTCAGCGGCACCTTCGGCGGCGTCACCAACACCAACCTGCCGGCGGGCTTCAGCGCGACGTTGAGCTACGACGCCAACAACGCCTTCCTCAATCTGACGATGAGCTCGTCGGGGAACATCAACCAGCAGAACGTCAGCAACGCGCTCAGCAACTACTTCAACACGAACGGCAGCATTCCCGTCGTCTTCACCGGGCTGACGCCAGCGGGGCTGACGCAGATCTCGGGCGAGACCGCGACCGGCTCGCAACAGACGACGTTCAATGCGATGACGCAATTCATGGGCGTCATGACCGATCCGTTCGTCGGCGGCCGCGGCGACCAGGGCTCTGCGCCCAGCGGCGCGATCGGCTACGCGGAGGAGACGCTCGCTTTTGCGTCCAAGCGCAATCCGAACGACGCGCTGGCCGCGATCTACACCAAGGCGCCGGCCGCGCCCGTGGCCAGGCCGGGCTGGAGCGTGTGGGCAGCCGGCTTCGGCGGCTCGCAGACCACCGATGGCAACACCGCGCTCGGGTCCAACAATACCACCAGCAACATCTACGGCACGGCCGTCGGCGCCGACTACCGCTTCTCGCCGTCCACGATCGCCGGGTTCTCGATGGCCGGCGGCGGCACCACGTTCAGCGTCGCCAATGGCGGCAGCGGCCGGTCCGACCTGTTCCAGGCCGGCGCCTTCGTCCGGCACACGGTCGGCCCGGCCTATATCTCCGCGGCATTGGCCTATGGCTGGCAGAACATCACCACCAACCGCACCGTGACGGTGGCCGGCGTCGACCAGCTGCGCGCCAACTTCGACGCCAACACCTTTGCCGGCCGGGTCGAGGGCGGCTATCGCTTCGTGTCGCCCTGGATGGGGTTCGGGATCACGCCCTACGCCGCGGCGCAGTTCACGACGTTCAGCCTGCCGGGCTATGCGGAGAATGCGGTCTCCGGCGCCAATACCTTCGCGCTACGCTTTGGATCGCAGAACGTCACCGATACGCGGTCGGAACTGGGCCTGCGCACCGACAAGGCCTATGCGCTGGCTGATGGCGTTTTCACGCTGCGCAGCCGCTTCGCCTGGGCCTATGACTTCAACCCCAGCCGGTCGGCCGGGGCCACGTTCCAGACCCTTCCGGGCGCATCCTTCGTCGTCAACGGCGCGCGGCAGGCGCAGAATTCAGCGCTGACCACGGTCTCCGCTGAAATGAAGTGGCGGAATGGCTGGTCGGCCGCCGCGAGCTTCGAGGGCGAGTTCTCGGATGTGACCCGCAGCTACGCCGGCAAGGGCATCGTGCGCTACACGTGGTGA
- the gpt gene encoding xanthine phosphoribosyltransferase yields the protein MPDKTLSAEERAGRAFPVSWDQFHRDCRALTWRLNEIGPFHAVVAITRGGLVPAAIVARELGVRVIDTICIASYDHTKQGELQVLKGISADTAQLGGGTGKGLLIVDDLVDTGKTGRMVREILPDAHFATVYAKPKGRPLVDTFITEVSQDTWIFFPWDTALSFAPPLRDGAA from the coding sequence ATGCCAGACAAGACTTTGAGTGCAGAGGAGCGCGCGGGCCGGGCCTTCCCGGTGTCCTGGGACCAGTTTCATCGCGATTGCCGGGCGCTGACCTGGCGGCTGAACGAGATCGGGCCGTTTCATGCCGTCGTGGCCATCACCCGCGGCGGACTGGTGCCGGCGGCGATCGTGGCGCGCGAGCTTGGCGTGCGCGTCATCGATACGATCTGCATCGCGAGCTATGACCACACCAAGCAGGGCGAGCTGCAGGTCCTGAAGGGCATCTCGGCCGACACGGCGCAACTCGGCGGCGGCACCGGCAAGGGGCTCCTGATCGTCGATGATCTCGTCGACACCGGCAAGACCGGACGCATGGTCCGCGAGATCCTCCCCGACGCCCATTTCGCCACCGTCTACGCCAAGCCGAAGGGCCGGCCGCTGGTCGACACCTTCATCACCGAGGTGTCGCAGGACACCTGGATCTTCTTCCCCTGGGACACCGCGCTGTCGTTCGCGCCGCCACTGCGCGACGGGGCGGCGTAA
- a CDS encoding competence/damage-inducible protein A: MSEIVTAGLLVIGDEILSGRTKDKNIGFIAEYLTNLGIDLKEVRVVSDDEPDIIAALDALRHRYTYVFTTGGIGPTHDDITADAIAKAFGVGIDHHPEVVARFRERWSEQELNEARLRMARIPDGAELIQSATILAPGFKLGNVIVMAGVPSIMQAMMDIVAPKLKSGVRMLSETVRANAREGDIGGPLREIAKAHPDTIIGSYPFIDEDQKPNTHLVVRSRDQDKLSAAMAAVKEMLAGLDVTR, encoded by the coding sequence ATGAGCGAGATCGTCACCGCGGGGTTGCTGGTCATCGGCGACGAGATCCTGTCCGGCCGCACCAAGGACAAGAACATCGGCTTCATCGCCGAATACCTGACCAATCTGGGCATCGACCTCAAGGAGGTCCGGGTGGTCTCGGACGACGAGCCGGACATCATCGCGGCGCTCGATGCGCTGCGGCACCGCTACACCTATGTGTTCACGACCGGCGGCATCGGTCCGACCCATGACGACATCACCGCGGATGCGATCGCCAAGGCGTTCGGCGTCGGCATCGACCACCATCCCGAGGTGGTGGCGCGCTTCCGCGAGCGCTGGAGCGAGCAGGAGCTCAACGAGGCGCGGCTGCGCATGGCGCGCATCCCCGACGGCGCCGAGCTGATCCAGAGCGCCACCATCCTGGCGCCCGGCTTCAAGCTCGGCAACGTCATCGTCATGGCCGGCGTGCCGTCGATCATGCAGGCGATGATGGACATCGTCGCGCCGAAGCTGAAATCGGGCGTGCGCATGCTGTCGGAGACTGTGCGCGCCAATGCCCGCGAGGGCGACATCGGCGGCCCCCTGCGCGAGATCGCCAAGGCGCATCCGGACACCATCATCGGCAGCTATCCCTTCATCGACGAGGACCAGAAGCCGAACACGCATCTCGTCGTGCGCTCGCGCGACCAGGACAAGCTGTCGGCCGCGATGGCAGCCGTGAAGGAGATGCTCGCCGGGCTCGACGTGACGCGCTAA
- a CDS encoding circularly permuted type 2 ATP-grasp protein, with product MAVAFDEMNGPGGEVRQAYQELSRWLKETPPEALEYRRHEAELLFRRIGITFAVYGEAEAQERLIPFDVIPRILSGKEWTLLEKGLKQRVKALNMFLRDIYHGRDILRANVIPDDLIFQNPVFRPEMNGQDVPHDVYVHIAGIDIVRVDANDFIVLEDNARTPSGVSYMLENREIMMRLFPDLFARHRVAPVERYPDELLSALRSVAPLSASAEPTVALMTPGIYNSAYYEHSFLADKLGIELVEGRDLIVKNDEVFMRTTEGLKRVDVIYRRVDDDFLDPLTFRPDSALGVPGLMSAYVAGNVTLANAVGTGIADDKAIYSYMPDVVKFYLGEEPILKNVQTWRCREPQDLSYVLDHLGELVVKEVHGSGGYGMLIGPAATKATIEAFRDKLKREPEGFIAQPTLALSTCPTCVASGLAPRHVDLRPFVLTGRDRTTIVPGGLTRVALKEGSLVVNSSQGGGTKDTWVLDE from the coding sequence ATGGCAGTTGCGTTCGACGAAATGAACGGGCCGGGCGGCGAGGTCCGTCAGGCTTATCAGGAGCTGTCGCGGTGGCTGAAGGAAACGCCGCCGGAGGCGCTGGAGTATCGCCGCCACGAGGCGGAGCTGCTGTTCCGGCGAATCGGCATCACCTTCGCGGTCTACGGCGAGGCCGAGGCGCAGGAGCGGCTGATCCCGTTCGACGTGATCCCGCGCATCCTCTCGGGCAAGGAATGGACCCTGCTGGAGAAGGGACTGAAGCAGCGCGTCAAGGCGCTGAACATGTTCCTGCGCGACATCTATCATGGCCGGGACATCCTCCGCGCCAACGTCATCCCGGATGACTTGATCTTCCAGAACCCGGTGTTCCGCCCGGAGATGAACGGCCAGGACGTGCCGCACGACGTCTACGTCCATATCGCCGGCATCGACATCGTGCGCGTCGACGCCAACGACTTCATCGTGCTCGAGGACAACGCGCGCACGCCGTCGGGCGTGTCCTACATGCTGGAAAACCGCGAGATCATGATGCGGCTGTTTCCGGACCTGTTCGCGCGCCACCGCGTCGCGCCGGTCGAGCGCTATCCGGACGAATTGCTGTCGGCGTTGCGCTCGGTGGCGCCGCTCAGCGCCTCGGCCGAGCCGACGGTGGCGCTGATGACACCGGGCATCTACAACTCCGCCTATTACGAGCACTCGTTCCTGGCCGACAAGCTCGGTATCGAGCTGGTCGAGGGCCGCGACCTCATCGTCAAGAACGACGAGGTGTTCATGCGCACCACCGAGGGGCTGAAGCGGGTCGACGTGATCTACCGCCGCGTCGACGACGACTTCCTCGACCCCCTCACCTTCCGCCCGGACTCGGCGCTCGGCGTGCCCGGCCTGATGTCGGCCTATGTCGCCGGCAACGTGACGCTCGCCAACGCGGTCGGCACCGGCATCGCCGACGACAAGGCGATCTACTCCTACATGCCCGATGTCGTGAAGTTCTATCTCGGCGAGGAGCCGATCCTGAAGAACGTGCAGACCTGGCGCTGCCGCGAGCCGCAGGATCTGTCCTACGTGCTCGACCATCTCGGCGAGCTCGTCGTCAAGGAGGTGCACGGCTCGGGCGGCTACGGCATGCTGATCGGCCCGGCCGCGACCAAGGCGACCATCGAGGCGTTCCGCGACAAGCTGAAGCGCGAGCCGGAGGGCTTCATCGCGCAGCCGACGCTGGCGCTCTCGACCTGCCCCACCTGCGTCGCGTCTGGCCTGGCGCCGCGCCATGTCGATTTGCGCCCGTTCGTGCTGACGGGACGCGACCGCACCACCATCGTACCCGGCGGCCTCACCCGCGTGGCGCTGAAGGAAGGCTCGCTGGTGGTGAATTCCAGCCAGGGCGGCGGCACCAAGGACACATGGGTGCTGGATGAGTAA
- a CDS encoding alpha-E domain-containing protein, which produces MLSRTAENLYWLARYVERAEYLARTIDATLRVTALPAAYIGKTNEWESALMTAGVNVSFYEHYSEANEQNVVEYLSFNQSNPSSIKNCIEAARLNARSVRTALTSEMWDTLNGSWIELQEVWSKGTKTREELARFLRFVQETSLRFDGSAYRTMLRNDAYWFSRLGLHLERADNTARILDVKYHVLLPEEEHVGGPLDYYQWTSILRSVSALTAYHWVYRETLKPWLIADLLILNDTLPRSLASCYGNLVRNLDQIGVAYGRQGAAQRHARGVRNRLDHSNMDDIFQRGVHEFIQEFIADNSRLGEIITKQYLI; this is translated from the coding sequence ATGCTGTCGCGCACCGCCGAAAATCTGTACTGGCTGGCCCGCTACGTCGAGCGCGCCGAGTACCTCGCCCGCACCATCGACGCCACCCTGCGCGTCACGGCGCTTCCCGCGGCCTATATCGGCAAGACCAATGAGTGGGAATCGGCGCTGATGACCGCCGGCGTCAATGTCAGCTTCTACGAGCATTACTCCGAGGCCAACGAGCAGAACGTCGTCGAATATCTCTCGTTCAACCAGTCGAACCCGTCCTCGATCAAGAACTGCATCGAGGCCGCCCGCCTCAACGCCCGCTCGGTGCGGACGGCGCTGACGTCGGAGATGTGGGACACCCTCAACGGCTCCTGGATCGAGCTCCAGGAGGTCTGGAGCAAGGGCACCAAGACGCGCGAGGAGCTGGCGCGCTTCCTGCGCTTCGTGCAGGAAACCTCGCTGCGCTTCGACGGCTCGGCCTACCGGACCATGCTGCGCAACGACGCCTACTGGTTCTCGCGGCTCGGGCTGCATCTGGAGCGCGCCGACAACACCGCCCGCATCCTCGACGTCAAATATCACGTGTTACTGCCCGAGGAGGAGCATGTCGGCGGCCCGCTGGACTATTATCAGTGGACCTCGATCCTGCGTTCGGTCTCGGCGCTCACGGCCTATCACTGGGTCTATCGCGAGACGCTGAAGCCCTGGCTGATCGCGGACCTCTTGATCCTCAACGACACGCTGCCGCGCTCGCTGGCGAGCTGCTACGGCAACCTCGTCCGCAATCTCGACCAGATTGGCGTCGCCTATGGCCGCCAGGGGGCCGCGCAGCGCCATGCCCGCGGCGTCCGCAACCGGCTCGACCACTCCAACATGGACGACATTTTCCAGCGCGGCGTGCACGAGTTCATCCAGGAGTTCATCGCCGACAATTCACGGCTCGGAGAGATCATCACCAAGCAGTATCTGATCTGA
- a CDS encoding transglutaminase family protein produces the protein MRLRISHSTTYRYEPAATGAIQIIRMTPGSNDGQYVAEWQIDVSTDSRLDMHEDAFGNVTHVITHGALEDLTITAEGLVETHDTGGVLKGADERFPPSFFLRQTPLTAANAAMAAVVRDLRAESESDVLGLLHTLMMQVYEHMTFDEDPTHSGTSAAEAFVLKRGVCQDYAHIFIACARAAGIPARFVSGHFLRSDGAAHQEAGHAWAEAYVPDLGWVGFDAANCICTTDAHVRVAIGLDYLGAAPVRGTRYGGGTETLTVKVKVEQVGRGGPSQSQSQRQS, from the coding sequence ATGCGCCTGCGTATCTCCCATTCCACCACCTACCGCTACGAGCCGGCGGCGACCGGCGCGATCCAGATCATCCGCATGACGCCCGGCAGCAATGACGGCCAATATGTGGCGGAGTGGCAGATCGACGTGTCGACCGATTCCCGCCTCGACATGCACGAGGACGCATTCGGCAACGTCACCCACGTGATCACGCATGGCGCGCTCGAGGACCTCACGATCACCGCCGAAGGACTGGTCGAGACCCACGACACCGGCGGCGTGCTGAAGGGAGCGGACGAACGCTTCCCGCCCAGCTTCTTCCTCCGGCAGACGCCGCTCACGGCCGCAAATGCGGCCATGGCCGCCGTCGTGCGCGATCTGCGCGCGGAGTCGGAGAGCGACGTACTCGGCCTCCTGCACACGCTGATGATGCAGGTCTACGAGCACATGACCTTCGACGAGGATCCGACCCACAGCGGCACCTCGGCGGCGGAAGCCTTCGTGCTGAAGCGCGGCGTCTGCCAGGACTATGCGCATATCTTCATCGCCTGCGCGCGCGCCGCCGGCATTCCCGCGCGTTTCGTATCCGGCCACTTCCTGCGTTCCGATGGTGCAGCGCACCAGGAGGCCGGCCATGCCTGGGCGGAAGCCTATGTACCGGATCTCGGCTGGGTCGGTTTCGACGCCGCCAACTGCATCTGCACCACCGACGCTCATGTCCGGGTCGCGATCGGGCTCGATTATCTCGGTGCGGCGCCGGTGCGCGGCACACGCTATGGCGGCGGCACCGAGACGCTCACCGTGAAAGTGAAGGTCGAGCAGGTCGGCCGCGGCGGTCCGTCGCAATCCCAGTCGCAGCGGCAGTCCTGA
- a CDS encoding peptidase encodes MTYCCGILVRDGLVMIADTRTNAGLDNVSTFRKLHIFSNPGERIVAVASAGNLAISQSVLSTLTEGMEDPDTGEVETLMNAPTMFQAAQRIGKAIRMVHATEGPALKAEDISFDVSFLFGGQIKGSRMRLFMVYTAGNFIECTTDTPYLQIGEHKYGKPVLDRAMHYDVELYEALKTGLISMDSTMRSNLGVGLPIDVLVVRAEACEADLNHRIEAGEPYFHDLRSRWSAALRAAHNNIPRPPYKTQSESKH; translated from the coding sequence ATGACCTATTGCTGCGGAATTCTGGTGCGTGACGGCCTCGTCATGATCGCGGACACCCGAACCAATGCCGGTCTCGACAACGTCTCGACCTTCCGCAAGCTGCACATCTTCTCCAATCCGGGCGAGCGCATCGTGGCGGTCGCCAGCGCCGGCAATCTCGCCATCAGCCAGTCCGTCCTATCGACCTTGACCGAAGGGATGGAAGACCCCGACACCGGCGAGGTCGAGACGCTGATGAACGCGCCGACGATGTTTCAGGCCGCACAGCGCATCGGCAAGGCGATCCGCATGGTGCACGCCACCGAAGGCCCGGCGCTGAAGGCCGAAGACATCTCGTTCGACGTCTCCTTCCTGTTCGGCGGCCAGATCAAGGGCTCGCGGATGCGGCTGTTCATGGTCTACACCGCCGGCAACTTCATCGAATGCACCACCGACACGCCCTATCTGCAGATCGGCGAGCACAAATACGGCAAGCCGGTGCTCGACCGCGCCATGCATTACGACGTCGAGCTCTACGAGGCGCTGAAGACGGGCCTGATCTCGATGGACTCGACGATGCGCTCCAATCTCGGCGTCGGCCTGCCGATCGACGTGCTGGTGGTGCGCGCGGAGGCCTGCGAGGCCGACCTCAATCATCGCATCGAGGCCGGCGAGCCCTATTTCCACGATCTCCGCTCGCGCTGGTCGGCGGCCCTGCGCGCTGCGCATAACAACATTCCAAGGCCGCCCTATAAGACTCAGAGCGAGTCAAAACACTGA